The following coding sequences are from one Ignavibacteriota bacterium window:
- a CDS encoding response regulator transcription factor, which translates to MKSSKIKVLIVDDHHVVRAGIVALLNNQTDIHVVGEAEDGLDAIEKVRTLSPNIVLMDISMPNMNGIEATYRIKKHHAGVNVLILTQYDNEEYIKRVLQCGASGYILKNSLTGDLLKAIRTVHSGEQFFTPAISKIIIDSFVKQSNTHDYKVKEVELTPREREILQMIAEGNTNQQIADKLFISVRTVEFHRANIIEKLGVHDVAGLVKYAIQKGLVRVEYSTLFLPAFLLFKQCLLFTFARDFFRAVFFFL; encoded by the coding sequence ATGAAATCCTCAAAAATAAAAGTCCTAATTGTAGATGACCACCATGTTGTGCGCGCGGGAATCGTCGCGCTGTTGAATAATCAAACCGACATTCATGTCGTAGGCGAGGCAGAGGATGGATTGGATGCAATAGAAAAAGTTCGAACGCTTTCTCCCAATATTGTTTTAATGGATATTAGTATGCCGAACATGAACGGCATCGAGGCGACGTATCGTATTAAAAAGCATCACGCGGGAGTCAATGTTCTAATCCTCACACAGTATGACAATGAAGAATACATCAAGCGGGTGTTACAGTGCGGGGCAAGCGGATATATTCTTAAAAATTCTTTAACCGGAGATTTGCTGAAGGCGATACGCACGGTTCACTCAGGAGAACAGTTTTTTACTCCGGCGATTTCAAAAATAATTATTGATTCGTTCGTCAAACAATCAAATACCCACGATTACAAAGTAAAAGAAGTTGAACTGACGCCGCGTGAGCGTGAAATCCTCCAGATGATAGCGGAAGGAAACACCAACCAGCAAATTGCCGATAAACTTTTTATCAGCGTTCGCACGGTCGAGTTTCACCGAGCTAACATTATAGAGAAGCTCGGTGTACACGATGTCGCGGGGTTGGTTAAATATGCAATTCAGAAGGGATTGGTGCGGGTAGAATATTCAACATTATTTCTTCCCGCGTTTCTTCTCTTCAAACAATGTCTGCTGTTCACCTTCGCCCGCGATTTCTTTC